The following DNA comes from Quercus robur chromosome 1, dhQueRobu3.1, whole genome shotgun sequence.
ATCATACAACCGGTTCAGTGGAATCATATCTTCAACTTCAATAGCTAATCTAACAACCTTGAAGTTCATTAATCTGAGTAATAATCTTTTTGGTGGAAACTGGTCTCCATCTCTAATAGCCAGCATGACATCACTTGAGAACATTGATTTGAGTAACAATCTTTTTGAAGGTTTATTCCCTTTTAGCTCATTTTATAATCACTCCAAGCTTAAGGTGATTCAATTATGGAATGACGACAACAACAAACTTCACATAGAAACTAAAAACCCCAGTTGGGACCCTTTGTTTCAATTACAAGTCTTAGTATTGTCTAATTGTAATCTAAACAATCCCACTAGCGACTTTCTCAAGTTTCTCTTAGGTCAGCATGATTTAGAAGTTCTTTTTTTGTCTAGAATGAAGTTGAAAGGAAGCTTCCCTAGTTGGTTGCTTAAAAACAATACTGGACTACAATGGTTGAATCTTCAAGGTAACTCTTTCATGGGTCCATTACATTTGCCATCAAATCAAAGTATAGATCTTAATTTTTTGGATGTCTCTAATAATAGCTTTGATGGGCAGCTTCAAGAAAATATAGGAAAGATTATTCCAAAATCAGAGAATCTAATTTTATCATACAATCATTTTGAAGGTAGAATTCCATCCTCAATTTGTGACATAGTAGTATGAGCGTATTGGATTTGTCCTACAATAATTTTTCTGGAGAGTTACCAATGGAAATCATTGCCAATTGCACCTTATTGAGGGCTTTGAGGTTATCAAATAATCACTTTCAAGGTGAAATTTTCTCAAAGCACTTAAACCTATCCTCATTGGAGGTTTTGGAATTGAGCAATAATCATTTCATAGGTTCTTTACCAGTGATACTCTCAAAGTACTTGATGCACATAGATGTTAGCAATAATCACATGTCTGGTACAATACCTGAATGGATAGGAGGAAACCAAAGTTTTTATATAATAGCATTGACTCTTAACTTGAGTAGCAACATTTTTGAAGGTCAGATTCCTTGTGGAGTAAGTGCATTTGCAATAATAGACCTTTCTCAAAACTTTCTTTCTGGATTGTTACCGTCTTGCTTGAATTTACAAAAGGTTCAACACCTACTTTTGCATGGGAACAAACTCACAGGGGTCACTACCAAAAGCCATTTTCAATTCATCATATCTTCTGACATTGGACATTGGAGACAATAACATTTTCGGCAAAATTCCTGAAGAAATTGATGGATTTTCAAACTTAAAAGGCCTTTTGTTGAGGGGCAATAATTTTAGTGGTTTGATTCCGAAGAGGCTGTTTAGGTTAAAGATGTTAAGCATTATTGATCTTTCTAAGAACTCTTTTTCTGGGACAATACCATACTGTTTTATGAACATAGACTTTGGGAAACCAGAAGAGGGCGTTTTTCACTATAGCAGTCGTACTTATACAGCTTTCGTAAGTAGTATTTTCCCATATAAATCTCTTTTAAATGTGGTTTTTGAAATTGAAGGGTCATTTACTTACTTCTACACTCAAGTTAAGATTGAGATTGTGACGAAATACAAGTTTGACCTGTACATGGGTCTTGTCCTTGATAGGATATCAGTATTAGACTTGTCATCAAACAGGCTAACAGGTGAAATCCCTCCAGAGCTAGGACAATTATCTTCAATTCATGCATTGAACTTGTCTTACAACCAGTTGGTAGGTTCTATTCCAAGAACTTTCTCAAATATGACTCAAATAGAAAGTTTAGACCTTTCTCACAACAATCTCAGTGGGAAAATTCCTTCAACattgatatttttgaattttctcgaAATTTTCAATGTGGCTCACAACAACTTATCCGGGGAACTTCCAGACATGAAAGCACAATTTGGAACATTTGGAAAGAATAGCTACGAAGGAAATCCATTTCTTTGTGGTCCACCGCTGGAGAAAAGTTGCGTTAAGATAGATGGGTCCCCTCCATTACCACAAGAAACTTTAGAGGCGAGTGAAGGAAAATGGTATCAAATTTACCTTcaagtattttttataagtttatcAGTATCTTACATTATTTTCATGTTAggtgtttttagtattttttatattaatcctCGTTGGCGGAAACAATGCTTCAACCTGGTTAATGATTGTATGTACCGGTgttattattttgcttttttttgtttgcttccTTCTTCAGACTTTACAATAGCCACGTCATCCAGCACTTCCTCCCATTGCATCTTATCTTCCATATCTTTTGCATTAACCATTCCCGTCAGAGAATCCTTCCCACTTTTGGTTATCTTGCCTTCAACCTTTTCCTTTGGAGAGTCAACCTTGCCATTTTCATGAACCATCTCCACCTTCTGAAAAGACACTCCTTTCTGACCTACCTCTCCATGCTTAACTAGGCTGTTTCGTGTTCCATCCTTCTGCCCAAAAGCCTGTTCACTCACGTGCTGCCTGCCTACTACCGAGTTCTCCTTCAGTCGGGTTTTGACACGTGTTTGTGTTTCCGTCCCGGTTTCCTGGTGATCATCTCTTCTTTCCGGCATGGTTTCTTCACCCATCCTACCATAGTCTCTCCCTGAGCTTCTTCCTGGCTCCCCTCTCAGCCACGCACCATATTGCTTCCTTTCTTCATCACCATGATTTTCTTCATCCTTTCTTTTTGGACAATCTTTTTCCCCATGATCTAACCTTCCACACTGGTAGCAAAAGTTAGGTAAACGTTCATACTTGAAGAAAATCCATCTGCCTTCCCCTCCTTCAATTGAAACTTTCTTCCCCCTTATGAGCTGTGTTGTGGCATCAAAACGTATTCTAACTCTTAGGAATTTTCCCCATTGTACACCTTTCTCTGGGACGTCGACTTCTAGAACCTTTCCAATCTTCGCCCCAATCTCATATCTAGACTCTCTAGTCATGCATTTCAGGGGAAGATTGAAGATTTGAACCCAAAAGGGAGTCCATTTAAGCTTT
Coding sequences within:
- the LOC126692211 gene encoding uncharacterized protein At4g02000-like is translated as MCPWSYEKQLILMQEFEGELVPKEIKLKWTPFWVQIFNLPLKCMTRESRYEIGAKIGKVLEVDVPEKGVQWGKFLRVRIRFDATTQLIRGKKVSIEGGEGRWIFFKYERLPNFCYQCGRLDHGEKDCPKRKDEENHGDEERKQYGAWLRGEPGRSSGRDYGRMGEETMPERRDDHQETGTETQTRVKTRLKENSVVGRQHVSEQAFGQKDGTRNSLVKHGEVGQKGVSFQKVEMVHENGKVDSPKEKVEGKITKSGKDSLTGMVNAKDMEDKMQWEEVLDDVAIVKSEEGSKQKKAK